CTGTACACTGTGTTTTGGATAGAGAGTGaactttttattcttcttttcttgttgtGATTGGTGAACTTGTTATATTTCCACGGAACTAGAGAGCGGAAGTAAAGCTATGCTGTGACACTTACTCGTAATGTTTATTTCCGCTGTAAATGTAACCAATCTACTGCTTCAACTCACGTCATTCATTCAAGAGTTCAATGTCTTTGTTGTCTTACCCGCTGTATACCTCATTCTCAGACATGCGCAATTTTATCAGAGACAAAATCTCCGTGCTCTTTTGGTACTCGGGCCGTTTCTCTTTGTAACGGCGCCTAGAGGGGCGAACCGAGCTCTTGGTGACTACAGCTCGGTTTCCCCTTTGTACGAAATACCGGTAGTACATGGAACCAAATGTGGAGATTGCCGTTACGGAGATACTGTTACCagagggaagagggaggaCAGGATTCCCTTTTCGATCTATACAGTACGTGGCTTTGCGAGAGAAAAACTGGGAATGGAGACCAAGAGCGAGGAGGGGGTTTATTGGGACGGGAAAGAGAGAACCCCCTGTGTTGTGACCAGTAACTCTTGCTGcccttgtttcttttgtgCTGTGGTATTCTATCGGATACAAGCAGTGAACCCTGTCATGGTGGAAATTCTCATCGTGATAAGAGagtaactttttttctccttcaccccctccccccctggaACAAAAACGGTGATCTGGTGACAGGGCTGCCGCGTGGCCTTTATGCTCTCTCCCttggagaaaaggggggcCATTTACATGGGGAGAGAGGAGTTCGGAACTTCGGAAGATGAAACCTTGCGaactgatgatgatgatgagatgtaCAGGGTTTCTGGGGGGGATTTTTTTGTCCCAttgattatttttttcccttgtttcTCACTTGCTTGCTGgaaagtaaacaaaaatGTATATTTCGGGATGGGATTTTGCTTGGCGAACGGGAAGGAGTATGGGGAGATGCAGGGTGTAAAAGCATGTGTGTTTCGATttagggaaaaaaagagagaaatggtgaatagtagtagcagctTTGTAAGTGAATGCTTAtttggagtttttttttttgcgccgGAGGGGAATCTTTATTGCGATAGGGTTGCTATGGGGGTCTCATTTTAGGATACCTGTCTGTaagttgatggcgatgatggctgTAATTCAAAATGTATGGCGGTAGACATATACGTACAAGGCACAGACATGTAGTGGCTACTGTATGTGTTTAGGAAACGGGCCATGTGTGAGGATTTCATCACTTGCCGCGCTTAGAGCAACGACTGAACAGCATAGATGAGTTCTTCACAACGGAGCAAGGTTGTCTTTTGAGAGGGAAGATTTTTAGCATGGAGAAGGGTGAAATATGAAGGCGTAGCATGATTTGTAAGGATAAAACTGATTGCCTAGGTCGTATTTATACCGTCTTTTTTCTGCACGAGTCCTGGTCGAAACGGTGAGCAAATGTCGTACTAAACCTCTTGCATCAATCACACTAGCCGTTTTACAACGAGCAAGGCAGTTTGCGGAACTAGCCGTCGATTGGCTGATATGTGTTAAGCTTTTCTTCAATTCGATTATGGGATATAATTTTGCATGGTTTATTGATTGCAATTTGGCGAGAGAGAACAATATCTGAGTTGTTGTTGAGGTCCTTTCAAGAATGAGCAAGAGCGTCGAGGCAGTGAAATTATGCACATTGTCCCAACTGCCAATACGGAGCTGGTCTGTATCATTCACAACTCAAACAATAAAACAAACCAAgtcatatatataaaaagccaGCTCAATTTGCCTCACTCTTACTCGCTGAATGGCGATCAAATGCTCTCTACACGTTCCATGCACGCGGGAGAAGCCACGATAAGCTAAGCGCGGGCTTCAGCATCAAATCGGCTAAGCCGCGGAACGTGCCGAGCTTGACAGCTCAGTCACGTGCTGCTAATGCGTCACTGGTCACTGAGCTTACCTCACTCACCTCCTTATCAATAACGTGGCATCAAAGCATACCGTTGCAATTGTTAATCAGCCATTCGAGCCCATTTCGCCTTCTCCCGATACAGCGAGAGCGATTGCCAGCTCGAATGATGGAAATGTAGAATCTGCAAatccgccttcttcatcattccaAGTCAAGTCTTTGGTTCGCAATGTTTAAACTGCGGCTGGGCTGGTACGCCGGGGTAGGTCGCCATCTTCAGGCTTGGTGTCGAGCTCTCCTCCAATCAGGCTGCGCGGCATTGGACTCTCGGTCTATGTTTGATATACATGATGCTCACAGATTGGCTATTTTTAGGTGTCGACTGCCCTGGCGGGTGCAGTCGTTCTCTCGGCATTTCACCAGCGGGCCAACTTCTACTCGGCTATGGTGTATCTTGCGCAGAGTAACTTCTGTCTGCTGGTACGCGgcatctctcctcctctgtcTATTTGCCACGGTGGGACCTAAACAGTTGACGTTGTTGTTATAGGTTTTGGTCAATTTCACATTGTTCTTGTACACTAGCTTCATCTATGCCTTGACGCAGATATGCTTTGGCACGCTGCGCGCGATCGAGGTCGAACAACTTACCGAGCGAGCATGGTTTGCTATCACCGAGACATGTCTGGCCATGACAATCTTTCGAGAGGAGATTGGGGCCTGGTTCCTCGTCATGTTCACGGCTCTGGTCACGGGCAAGGTCTGGGGCTGGATTGGAGATGGCCGTGTAGACTTCCTCGAGCAGCAACCCCCTACGAATCCTCGACTCTTCCACCTGCGACTCAGCATCTCCCTTGCGGCCAGTTTCATCTACGATATCTGGATACTTCGATATACGGTCCTCACGGTCATTCAGCAGGCTAGGCCCAATATGATGGTCATGTTTCTGTTTGAGTTTGCCATCCTCGCCACCAACTCTATGAGAACGGGATTCCGCTACTTGGTATCAATCACGGAGCAGCGCATCCTCGACCTGCAGACTCGCAAGCTTTTGGCGGAGCGAAAGGCCGAGATCAGCAGGCAGAGGGATGAGATGATTCGTCAACGCgaagcagctgcggcagctggagagcCAGCCCCGGAGAATGAAGAACCCTTGCCCAATCCTGATGAGATTGACGAAATGGACATTGAAGTGCCCGGCTGGTCGGCAAAGGGTGAACTGATTCTTTGGCTGGACTTGCTCACTGGTAAGAGaagccccccctttcccccgAAGTGGTGTATATAACTACAGATTTTCTAACTTGCATCACTAGACTTTGCCAAGCTGGGAATTTacatctccttcttcttgatgcttCTCATGTTCTATGGTCTCCCGATTCATATCATGCGAGACTTGTTCATGACGACGAGAGACTTCTTGAAGAGGCTCAACGCGCTTCTCCGCTACAGACGGGCTATTCAAGAGATGAACAAATACGCAGATGCTACTGTGCAAGATCTCGCACAAGAAAATACATGCATCATTTGCCGCGAAGAAATGCGTTTCTGGGACCCTGCAGAGAATGTAGGTGTTGTCGATCGTATACGCCCCAAGAAACTTCCATGCGGCCACATTCTAcatcttggctgcctcaGAAGCTGGCTGGAACGGCAGCAGGTGTGCCCGACATGTAGAAGCCCAGTCACGGGCGAACAACCACGGCCTCGTAATGGCCGTCGTCAAGCTGGTCTCAGAATACAGTTTGGCCAGGCACCGCAACGAGGCCAGAATCAACGCGGAAACGAAAACGACAATGGAAACAATGATAACCATGTACATGGCGACGGGCAACATgcgcatcatcatcctcaaggGGGACGAGGTGGCGGACAGCCCCGCGTCTTTACTCTTGGTCCTATAAGAGTTGGATTTGGAGCTAATGACCAGCAAGTTCGGCAGCTCGCTCAAGAGTTTGGCATGCCGCAAATTGCTGGTGATCAGGAACCAAACGCAGCTACGACAGCCTCTCAGAACCAGTCTCAGTTACCTCCGTCGGGTGACAATTTACAGCAGGTCGGAAATCTTTTACAGCAGGCAGAGCAGATGCTGCAACGCGAATTGCAGACTTTACAAAGTACACAGCACGAACTGCAAATCGCCAACATGCTCAATACTGAGATTCAGCGGCTTCGCCAGAGACGGCTGCAGCCACAGGACGCCGCACAGAATGGCCTGAACCAATATCCTGTACCCTACTATCCACCAACTGGAGTCCCGGTAGGCCTGCCACCGCTGCCCATGCCGGTACCTCAGCTTGGTGGTTTGCCACCATTCCCCCCTCCTTTTCCGGGCATGCCACCAAGAATGAACAGCCCATTGATGACTCGACACGGAGCTGGCCCCTCCACGACAGCAATCCCTGCTGGTAGCTCTGAGTTGCCAGAAGGACTGGTGCTGCCTCCTGGATGGTCCTTGACGCCTCTACAGAGGCTAGACAATGCTCAGACTGCGCCGCAGTTCCCACCTCAAACTACTGGCGTGCCTCACACTGGAGACCTTGCAAACGGAAGCCAGGCTGCATCAATTTCAGTACAGCCAACGCCGACGGTGCCGCATAGTCAAGAAACTGCGCCAGCTGAGTCTTCGCCGTTTCCCGCTCCTGCTTCTAATGCTGCGAGAACACGAGGAGATCAACCGCCGACTCCTGTAATTTCGTCAGATCACCCTCCCGTGGTGTCACCTAGCCCAATGCTGCCAAACTGGGGCGGGTCCAATCAGCTTTTCGGAAACGGATCTCGACTGGATCAAGGAGACACGGCGAGCCAAGCCAGCACACAGGCTGCTCCGCCGACAGAAGGCGAGAATGTGCCTgaaagtagtagtagcaataATGCTCAAGAATCTGCACCCGAGGCTGATCTCAAAAGAGAGCCGAGTATCTTGGAGCTTGAGCAGAGCGAGGCGGCTCACACAGAAGAAGACCCATCCGACAAGGGAAAGAGCAGGGCTGTTACagtggaagaagctgatgatgaggaaaacTGACGCGGAGGACGATGAGATGATTGTTTCTTTATGTGTATTACATTATTCCGGACTACGGTCCGACTGTAGAGCGCACTTTTAGCGTCGTATATCCAGTTGATGTTTATGGCTCCTTGCAGACAAGAAGGAGCAGTTTATATGCACGCCGTCCGTCTATATGCGTAAGCCAGTGTTAGGGCGTTTGCGGTGGAAAGTAGATGGCATTCAATTCATATTCGCCCAATGCATACTcggtgtcttttttttttttttttttttttttttttttttttttttttcattggATGTGTTGATTGTGTGTAAATGTGACTGAGTTTTGGCCAACTTGAATTCTCGTGCTGGTAGTAAAGCTGAATTTGATTCACAAAAGGCAGAATCGCATCGTCGTGGACGTGGTATTATTTCgttacatacatacataaACTCTATTCGAAGCAGTTattcaaaaaaagaaaagacctCACATCTCCCCCCCAAAACAACGCCAATACATATCGCTCTTCCCCAAGACTGGGACAAAAATgcctccttttttatttcgcAAACGCTCACTCTACTCCTGACTTGGCGCCTCCTCAATCCTGGGTCCCTTCTCCCCAATCTTGACAACCAAATCGTAACTCACTCTCAAATTCTCCGTGCCACTTAGAgctctcttcatcatggcttcattcttctcctgcACCAGTTTCCGCATAGCCCCGACGAGGAACCCGGCAACAATGTCGACGGACCATCGGTCTGGGATGAGGGCTAGCACGTCGTCGACTTCGAACCATCCGCCGAAGCGGTCGAGAAGAGCGCTGGTCTGCTCGACGCGGTCGCTCACGTCATCAATGGCGAGGAATTCCCGGAAGACGACCTGGAAGAGGCGACGCTGCTGTTCGATTTCGGGAACGCTGTCGCGGCGCCCTTGCACGGGAGAGTAGATGGTTGCGCCGCCGCGGAGGCAGTACGACAGGGCGGTATCGTAGTCGCCGAGTTTGTGGACCAGGAGACGCAAAGCCTCTTCGTGCTTGCGTTCTCGGccggcgaggatgatggcctcGGGGACGAGCAGGTCGCCTGATAACTTGTCGGTGCGATCTCTAATCGCGGCAACGTCGTACTCGTGAGGGCCGCCGAGGAGTTGAAGTAGTCGAAGGCGGCTTTGCCAGACCTCGTCGTTTTCAGGGGCATTTTCAGTCAAGAAATGCCTATACGTTGGTTTAGGATTTTGAAGAGCTCTGTAGGCATCATATGCGGCTAGGACACGGTCCCGGCTCTCGTCAGATTTGAGATCGTCCATGACAATCTCCAGATAGTAGGAAATAAGCTCGTTAACATATGCTTCGTACCCTTTGTCGAACACCAAATGTTCCAAGTAGTATCTAACCGCGCCTGGAGCTTCGGCACGCAGCAGCTCTACTGCTTTGGTAGGCTCAAATTTGGGTGCTTTACTCTTGTCTTCGGCGAATACTTGCACGCCAAGTCTTGGATTTCTGTTGGCTAACCACAGGCCGTACTCTTGAACAAGCTCTTGGTTGCTAATCTTGGCGAGGTAATCCCGTATTCTTTGCTCACCGTCAACCAACTCTTGggcgtcatcttcctctccttcgAGGACGCGCTTCCAAGTCGCCAAAACATCGGCCGACATTTTGCGGCTGTGATATAATCGACTCAGAGCAAAGAATCTGTGATATGATTCGAGGAGGCTGACAGCTCGATCCAAGCAGTCTATGCCGCCGTCCACGAGAGCACCTATCTCTGCCCGGACGGCACCCCCCTTTCCTAAACCTTTGGGTGAGTGCCTATCAAGCTCTAGTAGAACAAGTAGTAATGCTGCGTCTACCGTTCGAAACACTTCGGCCTCGACTAATACGCTTCCAAAGCCCTTTAATTTTCTCCAAGCATGTAGATAGCGTCTCAGGAAATGCAGAGTTTTGAGCGGAAGGCCTCTAATGCCTTCTTGAGATAGCGTTTGGAATGCCGGATTTGCCAGGAAAGCTTCGGGAGATTCTTTGACACCGCCATAAACCCAAATACCTCGACGACCTTCAATAATTTCATTTCGAACGCCTGGAATTAGGGAAAGGACAACCCGGGGATCAAGTTTACTTTCGACTAGAACTTCTTGTAACGCATTCAACTCCTCGTCTGAGAATTCCGTGTCTGGCGCCgagagaaggagattgaTCAAAAGGATGACTCCAGCTTTTTGTTGTATATAGCCAAACGAAGTAAATTCGAGCTCTGTCTTTGGCTCACGATCGCGAATAGCTGATAAAACCATAATAATTGCGCGTTTATCAATGTCTTTCTTGTCACTGTATGCTGCCTGGCGAGCAGCTTCTAATCGCTTATCGAGTTGGACAATAAGAGGATTCCGCACAGCCCACCAGATCCGATTGCCACGCCATACAGCAACACGCGTCTTGGATTTCGCAAGGCGGCGGGCGAATTCCTCTCCTTCTGTAGTTCGTGCAGCTTCCCACCCCTCTGGAAGTGGCTCTCCGTCTTGTGAATCAGCGTCACGCTCGAAAAGTTCCCTCTCCTTTGATAGCTGTTCGATTGAGAGAGTAGTCCGAGAGCTCGAGGGCTTTAACGTCGGCGATTTTGGAGCGGAAGATTCAGCTGAGCTGGGAAATGGCATGAATTTTCTCATGCTGAGTTTCTCAACAACCTCGTCGGACTGGGTCTCCTGGCTGTTTGTAAGAGCACGGATTCCGTATGTCCCGCTCAGGCCAGGATCATCTGCCTCTAACCATTGCTTTTCGGGATGTGCTTCATTACCGGCACTCCAACTTTGAATCTCTACCCCGCTGCGAGGGACACCCTGGACATCTTTTGTCATGGAGGCAAACACATAGCCGTCCGCGTCTTCGGATGAGCCAGCATCTGATGAACTGCCGTCAACCACGACTTGCTCGGGGTATTTATCGAATGTGATTGTTGGCCGAGTAGGATCGCCATCAAGATTTACAAACATGCCAACACCAGGTTCAGAAGGAGTAGTACCCATGACTAGAAGGAACTCTTCTGGGGTTGGCGAGGCAATATGTGGCTTTAGAAAGACTGTCACAACCTGTGGAGCTGGGCTAGCTGAAGGAGGGGGCGGTGGTAGCGGTTTGTCGCCGGGCGGTGGAGTAGAACTATGCTCCTCGGGAGGTCGAGGGCTCGAAGGCTGTCCCGGATGAGAAAGCGTCTGTGAAGCAGGCGGCATTGGGCTTGTTCCTCGAGAACTGGGAGCTGGCGAGTTTCTAGACGGGCCTGTAGTTCCCAGGCTAGCACTTCGGTTATGGCCTTTTGAACTGCTTCTGGGCTGTGCTCGGCTTCTTGAGGCACTTCGGCCGCTGCTTGCGCCCTTGGCAATGTCTTGCACATGGCCAAATTCGGCAGCATTAGGATTTTCTTCCAAGGATGACATGTTCATGAGAGGAATCTTTAGCTGTCGGTCCACGTCGAGAAGAGCGTAGGTCTTTGAGTCTGCAACACATGCTATAGAATCTCGTCGCACAGAAAGAGTGCTGCCGGCAAAATCGATATTCTGGAGATGTGTAAGTGGCGAGTCTTGATAGCGAGGAAAGCCTTGCTTGAGCATGGCAGGCACTGAATCATACCTTGACAGCGCGCACATCTTCGTCAATTCTAACAACCTGGATTCGCCTattgagagaaagaagagccgTGACCGTCTCGCCTGTGTTTGTAGCTCCATCACCAAGTCCCTCTTCGTTCAAGTCAACGCCACCGATCCAGCCGCAGTTCTTGACCTGCTTCGTTCCAAAGACAGGGCTCAACTCTGGGAGAGAGTAAAAGGTGACCGTTCCGTTGCATAATATACATGCCTTGCCGACGCGAGGTAGTAGCAGGATTTGTTGCACCCCAGGCCGAGCTGGGGTGTTTTCAGCGAATGCCGGGGAGAGCCTGGAGGCTGGAATGAACACCGGTCGTCCGGACGGGTCGGAGGGATCTGGAGGGATGCTAACGAAGTGAAGGAGCTCAGCGGCAGAAGTGCCGACGTAGAGATTGCCGTCTGCATATCGAGGAGAGCAAGGCTCAGTTAGCAAATGGTATAAGTGGTTGGAGGTGGAAACAAAGAGCGCACGAACCGAAATACTCGACGCAGTTGATCTTGATATCGCCCTCAGCACCATCTGCTGAGAGAGGCACTGACTCTATCCATGGCTGCAGCACAAACGGCCCCTCTGACCGGTCCACGGGCTGCACAGTAACGGTTGGCGAGGCCATTGCgggagatggtgatgatgcccCTCCACCCGGGCCATTGGATGTCATGACAGCGTGTCTCCTTCTGGTGATGTCATCTGAACACCGGGCTCATGGCTTTTTTCCGGGACGACGGCTTGAGGCGAAGTATCCGCGCTcgcagcaagagcagcgagTTGGAGAGGCGAGTTGGAGGGGAAGCCTCGGAGTGCTCGTGTCTAAGGTGACGAATGCCCCAGCCTTTCGCCTAGCGCTAATACCTTGAGAGCTGCGAGCTGTTgcgggcgaggctgaggtggggcgctgctggtggccCCTGTGGCTGGTTGTTCAGCACTAGGACACGCTGGAACTACGGGGCATCGGCACCTGGAACTTGGGAGCTTGCGTCGCCTTGTGCCGATGCGACTTTGGCTACGTCAACTCGTTTCACAACCGACAAGCACGCTGGCTATCCGCCAACCAGGAGCATTCAACCATTGGACCTGCGCCTTTTGCTCTCTGAATAACTACGAAGTCGACATTTCAATGCTTCCCTGACCGACCCTCTCTCTTCCGCAGCGGCGAAAAACACA
This portion of the Trichoderma atroviride chromosome 6, complete sequence genome encodes:
- a CDS encoding uncharacterized protein (TransMembrane:6 (i7-25o37-63i101-121o141-163i175-194o284-304i)~BUSCO:EOG092D3DMS); this encodes MFKLRLGWYAGVSTALAGAVVLSAFHQRANFYSAMVYLAQSNFCLLVLVNFTLFLYTSFIYALTQICFGTLRAIEVEQLTERAWFAITETCLAMTIFREEIGAWFLVMFTALVTGKVWGWIGDGRVDFLEQQPPTNPRLFHLRLSISLAASFIYDIWILRYTVLTVIQQARPNMMVMFLFEFAILATNSMRTGFRYLVSITEQRILDLQTRKLLAERKAEISRQRDEMIRQREAAAAAGEPAPENEEPLPNPDEIDEMDIEVPGWSAKGELILWLDLLTDFAKLGIYISFFLMLLMFYGLPIHIMRDLFMTTRDFLKRLNALLRYRRAIQEMNKYADATVQDLAQENTCIICREEMRFWDPAENVGVVDRIRPKKLPCGHILHLGCLRSWLERQQVCPTCRSPVTGEQPRPRNGRRQAGLRIQFGQAPQRGQNQRGNENDNGNNDNHVHGDGQHAHHHPQGGRGGGQPRVFTLGPIRVGFGANDQQVRQLAQEFGMPQIAGDQEPNAATTASQNQSQLPPSGDNLQQVGNLLQQAEQMLQRELQTLQSTQHELQIANMLNTEIQRLRQRRLQPQDAAQNGLNQYPVPYYPPTGVPVGLPPLPMPVPQLGGLPPFPPPFPGMPPRMNSPLMTRHGAGPSTTAIPAGSSELPEGLVLPPGWSLTPLQRLDNAQTAPQFPPQTTGVPHTGDLANGSQAASISVQPTPTVPHSQETAPAESSPFPAPASNAARTRGDQPPTPVISSDHPPVVSPSPMLPNWGGSNQLFGNGSRLDQGDTASQASTQAAPPTEGENVPESSSSNNAQESAPEADLKREPSILELEQSEAAHTEEDPSDKGKSRAVTVEEADDEEN
- a CDS encoding uncharacterized protein (BUSCO:EOG092D36TR) codes for the protein MASPTVTVQPVDRSEGPFVLQPWIESVPLSADGAEGDIKINCVEYFDGNLYVGTSAAELLHFVSIPPDPSDPSGRPVFIPASRLSPAFAENTPARPGVQQILLLPRVGKACILCNGTVTFYSLPELSPVFGTKQVKNCGWIGGVDLNEEGLGDGATNTGETVTALLSLNRRIQVVRIDEDVRAVKNIDFAGSTLSVRRDSIACVADSKTYALLDVDRQLKIPLMNMSSLEENPNAAEFGHVQDIAKGASSGRSASRSRAQPRSSSKGHNRSASLGTTGPSRNSPAPSSRGTSPMPPASQTLSHPGQPSSPRPPEEHSSTPPPGDKPLPPPPPSASPAPQVVTVFLKPHIASPTPEEFLLVMGTTPSEPGVGMFVNLDGDPTRPTITFDKYPEQVVVDGSSSDAGSSEDADGYVFASMTKDVQGVPRSGVEIQSWSAGNEAHPEKQWLEADDPGLSGTYGIRALTNSQETQSDEVVEKLSMRKFMPFPSSAESSAPKSPTLKPSSSRTTLSIEQLSKERELFERDADSQDGEPLPEGWEAARTTEGEEFARRLAKSKTRVAVWRGNRIWWAVRNPLIVQLDKRLEAARQAAYSDKKDIDKRAIIMVLSAIRDREPKTELEFTSFGYIQQKAGVILLINLLLSAPDTEFSDEELNALQEVLVESKLDPRVVLSLIPGVRNEIIEGRRGIWVYGGVKESPEAFLANPAFQTLSQEGIRGLPLKTLHFLRRYLHAWRKLKGFGSVLVEAEVFRTVDAALLLVLLELDRHSPKGLGKGGAVRAEIGALVDGGIDCLDRAVSLLESYHRFFALSRLYHSRKMSADVLATWKRVLEGEEDDAQELVDGEQRIRDYLAKISNQELVQEYGLWLANRNPRLGVQVFAEDKSKAPKFEPTKAVELLRAEAPGAVRYYLEHLVFDKGYEAYVNELISYYLEIVMDDLKSDESRDRVLAAYDAYRALQNPKPTYRHFLTENAPENDEVWQSRLRLLQLLGGPHEYDVAAIRDRTDKLSGDLLVPEAIILAGRERKHEEALRLLVHKLGDYDTALSYCLRGGATIYSPVQGRRDSVPEIEQQRRLFQVVFREFLAIDDVSDRVEQTSALLDRFGGWFEVDDVLALIPDRWSVDIVAGFLVGAMRKLVQEKNEAMMKRALSGTENLRVSYDLVVKIGEKGPRIEEAPSQE